The Achromobacter pestifer genome includes a region encoding these proteins:
- the hemH gene encoding ferrochelatase: MFLRLFKYLWPERYLPEPEQEDPFDEDPAPRGPGKVGVLLVNLGTPDTPGKQDIRKYLGEFLSDPRVIEIPRYLWKPILHCLVLTMRPKKLEPRYAGVWMKEGSPLMVYSQRQADGVRAALAEAGIDAVVELGMRYGNPSIPDAVSRLRRQGCERILTVPLYPQYAASTTATVVDAVTRHAGRLRDQPELRFIKRFHEEPAYLDALAGRIERYWQEHGKPQKLVMSFHGLPRYSIELGDPYYRDCMDTARLLSQRLSLPREQIEVTFQSRFGTARWLEPYTEPTLKALAAAGVTEVDVVCPGFVADCLETLEEISLECRDAFIGAGGKRFRYIPAINDDPAWIAGLADLVARHLQGWPTQITDLKEKAHAP, translated from the coding sequence GTGTTTCTTCGCCTGTTCAAGTACCTGTGGCCTGAGCGCTATCTGCCGGAACCCGAGCAGGAAGACCCCTTCGATGAAGACCCCGCGCCGCGCGGGCCGGGCAAGGTCGGCGTGCTGCTGGTGAACCTGGGCACGCCGGACACGCCGGGCAAGCAGGACATACGCAAGTACCTGGGCGAGTTCCTGTCCGACCCGCGCGTGATCGAGATTCCGCGTTATCTGTGGAAGCCCATCCTGCATTGCCTGGTCTTGACCATGCGGCCCAAGAAACTGGAGCCGCGCTACGCCGGCGTCTGGATGAAGGAAGGCTCGCCGCTGATGGTGTACAGCCAGCGCCAGGCCGATGGCGTGCGCGCCGCCCTGGCCGAAGCCGGGATCGACGCCGTGGTGGAGCTCGGCATGCGCTACGGCAACCCCTCGATCCCGGACGCCGTCTCGCGCCTGCGCCGGCAGGGCTGCGAGCGCATCCTGACCGTCCCGCTCTATCCCCAGTACGCCGCCAGTACCACCGCCACGGTGGTGGACGCGGTCACGCGCCATGCCGGCCGCCTGCGCGATCAACCCGAACTGCGCTTCATCAAGCGCTTCCACGAAGAGCCGGCCTACCTGGATGCGCTGGCCGGCCGCATCGAGCGCTACTGGCAGGAGCACGGCAAGCCGCAGAAGCTGGTCATGAGCTTCCATGGCCTGCCGCGCTATTCGATCGAACTGGGTGATCCCTACTACCGCGATTGCATGGACACGGCGCGTCTGCTGTCCCAGCGCCTGTCGCTGCCGCGTGAACAGATCGAGGTGACCTTCCAGAGCCGCTTCGGCACCGCCCGTTGGCTGGAGCCCTATACCGAACCTACCCTGAAGGCGCTGGCCGCGGCCGGCGTGACCGAGGTCGATGTGGTGTGTCCGGGTTTTGTGGCAGACTGTCTGGAAACCCTGGAAGAGATCAGCCTGGAATGCCGCGACGCCTTTATCGGGGCCGGCGGCAAGCGCTTTCGCTACATTCCGGCGATCAACGACGATCCTGCCTGGATCGCAGGGCTGGCCGACCTGGTGGCACGCCACTTGCAGGGATGGCCCACGCAAATCACGGACTTGAAGGAGAAGGCGCATGCACCATGA